From Acidisoma sp. PAMC 29798, one genomic window encodes:
- a CDS encoding sugar ABC transporter ATP-binding protein, translating into MTAQPFLRLTGVSKTFGGFRALDAIDWDIAPGEVHCLVGENGCGKSTMIKTIAGVHPPDPGGSIQVEGREVLPLDPNAARALGIQVIFQDLSLFPNLTVAENIAMQENLDGLARPVHWRRMKTTAEATLKRLHFTLPLGALVSSLSIAERQIVAICRGLAAQARLLFMDEPTASLTRAEVERLLDIVRRLSAQNIAVVFVSHRLEEVVEIAQRVTVMRDGRMVGTYPAGALDQRAIAKLMTGIDLEQRMAARDMSAAPPLLEVSSLSRAGEYDDISFTLRKGEVLGITGLLGAGRTELALSLFGMTRPDRGGIRLNGNVVRLHSNQDATRAGIAYVSEDRLNLGINARQSIADNTNLAILPRLSNRLGLISPSRRHAAAQHWVDELSIKIGSLDHPISTLSGGNQQRVVLARWLATSPKVLILDSPTVGVDIKNKIGIYDVIRALSERGVGVIVISDEVMEIFATCDRVLHMRSGRLVGSYLPGDISEHALEEKIYA; encoded by the coding sequence GTGACTGCGCAGCCGTTCTTGCGGCTGACGGGCGTCTCCAAGACGTTCGGCGGCTTTCGTGCTTTGGACGCGATTGACTGGGACATAGCACCTGGAGAGGTGCATTGCCTGGTTGGCGAGAACGGTTGCGGCAAGTCGACGATGATCAAGACGATTGCGGGTGTGCATCCGCCCGATCCAGGCGGCTCCATCCAAGTCGAAGGCCGCGAGGTGCTCCCTTTGGACCCGAACGCGGCCCGCGCGCTCGGCATCCAGGTCATATTCCAGGACCTTTCCCTGTTCCCGAACCTGACGGTCGCGGAGAATATCGCGATGCAGGAGAACCTCGATGGCCTGGCGCGGCCAGTCCACTGGCGCCGGATGAAGACGACCGCGGAGGCGACGCTCAAGCGGCTTCATTTCACCTTGCCCTTAGGCGCTTTGGTGTCGTCCCTTTCAATCGCCGAGCGCCAGATCGTGGCCATCTGCCGCGGTCTGGCGGCCCAGGCTCGCCTTCTCTTCATGGATGAACCGACAGCCTCGCTGACACGGGCCGAGGTGGAGCGCCTGCTCGACATTGTTCGTCGCCTGAGCGCGCAGAACATTGCCGTGGTGTTCGTTTCCCATCGGCTGGAAGAGGTGGTCGAGATTGCCCAGCGGGTTACCGTCATGCGTGACGGCCGCATGGTTGGCACTTACCCCGCTGGGGCACTGGACCAGAGGGCTATTGCCAAACTCATGACCGGGATCGACTTGGAGCAGCGGATGGCAGCCCGCGACATGTCCGCGGCGCCGCCTCTCCTGGAAGTCTCCAGCTTATCGCGGGCGGGCGAATACGACGATATTTCATTCACCCTACGCAAGGGCGAGGTTCTGGGCATTACCGGCCTCCTCGGTGCGGGACGAACCGAATTGGCGCTTTCCCTGTTTGGCATGACAAGGCCTGATCGCGGCGGGATACGTCTCAATGGCAACGTTGTGCGTCTTCACTCGAATCAGGATGCGACACGGGCCGGTATCGCCTATGTCTCCGAAGATCGACTGAATCTCGGAATCAATGCCCGGCAATCGATTGCCGACAACACGAATCTCGCAATCCTGCCTCGGCTTTCCAATCGATTAGGGTTGATTTCTCCCAGCCGCAGACATGCTGCCGCTCAGCATTGGGTGGACGAGCTTTCGATTAAAATCGGTAGTCTGGACCATCCGATCTCAACGCTCTCCGGTGGCAATCAGCAGCGCGTTGTCCTCGCCCGTTGGCTGGCCACATCGCCCAAGGTCTTGATACTCGATAGCCCGACGGTTGGCGTCGATATCAAGAACAAGATTGGAATATACGACGTCATTCGCGCGCTCTCGGAGCGCGGCGTCGGGGTTATCGTTATCTCAGATGAGGTTATGGAAATCTTCGCAACCTGCGACCGGGTATTGCACATGCGAAGTGGCAGACTAGTGGGCTCGTATCTTCCGGGTGACATTTCCGAGCATGCGCTGGAGGAGAAGATCTATGCCTAA
- a CDS encoding substrate-binding domain-containing protein, with product MITRRRGLALAASSGLLVLPGLSARAEAAKKKIAVVVKIGGIPWFNAMEVGIKRAGAETGTDAWMVGPTQADAAQQVAAIEDLIARKVDVIGVVPNDADALVPVFQRAHAAGIKIITHESPLQQGNDWDLEFTTPAADGVRHFEALAQAMGGVGQYMIIVGSLTVPQHRMRADAAVALQKAKYPKMELVGGRFGVGESLDDSYRTVLDQIRAHPKLKGVLAFGSQGPIGGARAVDDRGKIGKIFVVGPFSPGQGAKYIRSGAITVGYIWNPLLAGETIVRIGALILSGKSVTNGMVLPEVGAVTVDPTTRVIMANKIQPITKETIDSLVALGL from the coding sequence ATGATCACCAGACGACGTGGTTTAGCTTTGGCCGCAAGCAGCGGCTTGCTCGTCTTGCCCGGCCTATCAGCGCGTGCTGAAGCGGCGAAGAAGAAGATCGCCGTAGTCGTCAAGATCGGCGGTATTCCTTGGTTCAATGCGATGGAAGTCGGTATCAAGCGAGCTGGCGCCGAGACCGGTACCGACGCCTGGATGGTTGGTCCTACGCAGGCTGACGCGGCGCAACAAGTTGCGGCCATTGAGGATCTGATCGCACGTAAAGTGGACGTCATTGGGGTCGTCCCGAACGATGCGGATGCGCTGGTGCCCGTGTTTCAAAGAGCTCACGCCGCAGGTATCAAGATTATCACTCATGAGAGTCCTCTCCAGCAGGGGAATGACTGGGATTTGGAGTTCACGACGCCAGCCGCGGACGGCGTGCGACATTTTGAGGCCTTGGCTCAGGCAATGGGCGGGGTCGGCCAGTACATGATTATCGTGGGCTCGCTGACGGTTCCGCAGCATCGTATGCGTGCGGATGCCGCAGTCGCGCTGCAAAAGGCAAAATACCCGAAGATGGAACTTGTTGGCGGCAGGTTTGGTGTCGGAGAGAGCCTGGACGACAGCTATCGCACGGTGCTTGATCAGATCCGCGCCCATCCTAAACTCAAAGGCGTGCTGGCCTTCGGTTCGCAGGGTCCTATTGGGGGCGCCCGTGCGGTTGATGATCGCGGTAAGATCGGCAAGATCTTCGTGGTTGGCCCGTTCTCGCCGGGGCAGGGCGCGAAGTACATCCGCTCGGGCGCGATTACCGTCGGTTATATTTGGAACCCGCTTCTTGCAGGTGAAACCATCGTCAGGATTGGGGCTCTTATCCTGAGCGGAAAATCGGTGACCAATGGAATGGTGTTGCCGGAGGTTGGCGCAGTCACCGTCGATCCCACGACACGGGTGATTATGGCGAACAAAATTCAGCCCATCACCAAGGAGACGATTGACTCCCTCGTGGCTCTCGGGCTGTGA